The Terriglobales bacterium nucleotide sequence GGGGAACTCTTAAGGCGTGTCTGGCGGGCACGGTGTGTCAGGACGCACACACTGGCGCCGTTCGTTGGGATGGGGGCCGGGCCGGAGGTCAGCGCCGCCGACGAATGGGCGCGCGGCGCCGGACGGTTTTCTTCTTCGCGGGAGCGATGGCAGTTGGATGGCGGGGTTCGTACAATCCCAGTTCGACGCCGCCGGGCAAGGCGATGGCGGTGACCCGGCCCCAGCCGGCGGTGGTGATCTCGCGGGCGAACTTCACGCCCTTCTTCTTCAGCGTAGCGACGGTCTTATCCAGGTCATCGCACATCAGGTACAGGTCGTAGGAACCCTTGC carries:
- a CDS encoding VOC family protein, translating into MIHGVHALIYTAQADAVRDFFRKTLRLPSVDAGQGWLLFALPPAELGIHPTDGKGSYDLYLMCDDLDKTVATLKKKGVKFAREITTAGWGRVTAIALPGGVELGLYEPRHPTAIAPAKKKTVRRRAPIRRRR